The Palleronia sp. THAF1 genome window below encodes:
- the recO gene encoding DNA repair protein RecO — MIEWREEGMVLSVRRHGESDAIVEALTRDHGRHAGVVRGGGGRKLAAMMQPGAQLAFAWRARLEQHLGHYTVEPVRSRAAVLGDPLALAGLLSLTSLLGFVLPEREAQPGLYEASMAVVDLMDEGGLWPLAYLRWEMGVLERLGFGLDLTRCAVTGSRDDLAFVSPRTGRAVARDAAGEWSDRLLPLPLCMLGQGPAETADIVRGLRVTGHFLEKRLAPSLGDRPLPVARDRLIARLARVE; from the coding sequence TTGATTGAGTGGCGCGAAGAGGGGATGGTCCTGTCGGTCCGCCGCCACGGAGAGTCCGATGCCATCGTCGAGGCGCTGACCAGAGACCATGGCCGCCATGCAGGCGTGGTTCGGGGCGGCGGCGGGCGCAAGCTGGCGGCCATGATGCAGCCCGGCGCGCAACTGGCGTTTGCATGGCGCGCCCGGCTGGAACAGCACTTGGGCCATTACACGGTCGAGCCGGTCCGCTCTCGGGCCGCTGTTCTAGGCGATCCGCTGGCGCTGGCCGGCCTGCTGTCGCTGACGTCGCTGCTGGGCTTCGTCTTGCCCGAACGAGAGGCGCAGCCGGGCCTGTACGAAGCGTCGATGGCCGTGGTGGATCTGATGGACGAGGGCGGGTTGTGGCCGCTGGCCTACTTACGCTGGGAAATGGGCGTGCTGGAGCGGCTGGGCTTTGGGCTGGACCTGACCCGCTGTGCCGTCACCGGATCGCGCGACGATCTGGCGTTCGTCAGCCCGCGCACGGGTCGGGCCGTGGCGCGTGATGCGGCGGGGGAGTGGTCGGATCGCTTGCTCCCACTGCCGCTGTGCATGCTCGGGCAGGGCCCGGCCGAAACGGCCGACATCGTCCGGGGATTGCGGGTCACCGGGCATTTTCTGGAGAAACGGCTTGCACCGTCTCTTGGGGATCGCCCGTTGCCCGTGGCG